The Treponema sp. Marseille-Q3903 genomic interval ACAAGACAGTACAATCGCTGTCAGATTTGTGGACGTCCACGTGGATATTTGCGCAAGTTCAAGATGTGTCGTCTTTGCTTCCGCAAATTGGCAAGTGAAGGACAGCTTCCTGGCGTAACAAAATCAAGTTGGTAGGAGATAGAAATGAGTGCATCAGATCCAGTAGCAGATATGCTGACAAAGGTTCGTAATGCGGCTATGGTCCGCCACGAGAAGGTTGATGTTCCTGCATCGAAACTTAAACTTGAAATAGTTAAGATTTTGAAGACAGAGGGATATATCAAAAACTTTAAGAAAGTTCAGGAAGATGGAAAAAATACACTCCGTATTTTCTTAAAATATGATGATGATAATAATCCGGTAATTCACGGTGTTAAGAGAATTTCTACACCTGGTCGCCGAGTTTATTCTGGTTACAAAGATTTACCACGCGTTTATAACGGATATGGTACAATCATAGTTTCAACTTCTTCCGGAGTAACAACAGGAAAGAAGGCTTCTGAAAAAATGGTTGGTGGTGAATTGGTTTGCACAATTTGGTAATAGGAGGCAGAAAGGATGTCTAAAGTAGGTAAACTTCCTGTTGCTATTCCAGCAGGTGTGACAGTAAACGTTGCCAACGGAGTGATAGCTGTTAAAGGTTCTAAAGGAGAACTTAAGCAGACATTTCATGATGACGTTGAAATTAAAATAGATGGAACACATGTTGTTCTTTCTGTAAAAAATGATACAAAGCAGGCAAATGCTTATCACGGACTTTACAGAAGTTTGATAGCCAACATGGTAAAGGGTGTTTCTGAAGGATTTTCAAAAACTCTCATCATCACAGGTGTCGGTTATCGTGCAGAAGTAAAAGGTAAAGAACTTGTTATGAACCTTGGTTACTCAAGCGATTACATAGCGATTATTCCTGACGGACTTACAGTTGTTGCAACTCCTGATGGAAAATTGACTGTGACAGGGACTAGCAAGCAGTTGGTCGGAGAATTCTGCTCTCAGATTCGTAAGTTACGAAAACCTGAACCTTACAAGGGAAAAGGTATTCGTTATGACAACGAAGTTATCAGACGTAAAGTCGGTAAAACTGGTGTTAAATAAGGTGAAGCTATATGTTTAAGAAAATGAACGACAAAAACAGAAAACGCTTGCACAGAAAGGTTCACATCCGTAAGTCAATTTACGGAACTGCTGATAGACCTCGTATGACTATCACTCGCAGCAACAAGAACATCTCTGTTCAGGTAATTGATGATGATGAAGGCAAGACTTTAGCTTCAATTTCTACTATAGAAAAAGATTTTGCTGCATTGAAGCCTGATACTGAAGGTGCTGCAAAACTTGGTGAAGCTTTTGGTTCTCGCCTTAAAGATAAAAAAATCGCTAAGGTTGTTTTTGACCGCAACGGTTATTTGTATCACGGTGTTGTAAAAGCGTTCGCTGATGGTGCCCGTAAAGCCGGTATTGAATTCTAGGAGATATTATGGAACATCAGAAAAACTTTGATAAAGAAAACGCTCCAAAAGAAAAAGAGTTTGTTGAAAAACTTGTAACTCTTAACAGAACTTGTAAGACAGTAAAAGGAGGACGACGCATGTCGTTCGCAGCTCTTACAGTTGTTGGAGATAAAAAAGGTCGCGTTGGATATGGCATTGGCAAAGCTAATGACGTATCTGAAGCAATAAAAAAGAGTATTGATCGTGCTAAGAGAAACCTTGTTATTGTTCCAATAAAAAACGGAACTTTGCCACACGATATTATCGGAACATATAAGAGTTCTGAAGTATTGCTTAAACCTGCTTGTTCCGGAACAGGAATTATTGCAGGCGGTACAGTACGTGCAATTATGGAAGCTGCTGGTGCAACTGATATCCAGTCAAAATCTTTGGGATCAAATTCATCAGTGAACGTTGTTCGCGCAACTTTCGATGCTATCGCTAAACTCATGGATGCAAAGAAAATTGCCGCTAACAGAGGTAAAACTCTTGACGAGTTGTGGGGTTAATGTATGGCTAAAGCAAAACAGTTGAAAGTTACATTAATTAAAAGCATTATTGGTCAGAAACCTGCTAAAGTGGCATCGGTTCGCAGCCTTGGACTTAAGAAGATCAATTCTTCTAATACACTTCCTGACAACGACGCTGTTCGCGGTATGGTTGCTTCTGTATCTCACTTAGTTAAGGTTGAGGAGATCTAAAATGGCAGAATATAATCCGATTCTTAGTGCTCCTCAGGGTGCTAATAAAAAACCAAAGAGAGTTGGTCGAGGTTCTTCTTCAGGACTTGGAACAACAGCCGGTAAAGGTAATAAAGGACAGCAGTCTCGTTCAGGTGGAAAAACTTATGTAGGTTTTGAAGGTGGACAGATGCCGTTGTACAGACGTATAGCTCGTAAAGGATTTTCAAACTATCCTTTTAAAAAAGAATACGTATGTATCAATGTAGATTTGCTTTGCGCAAAATTCGAAGATGGTGCAACAGTTGATAAGGCTTCGCTTGCAAAAAAAGGTTTTATTTCAACAAAAAGTGCCGCTCTTGTAAAGATTCTTGGAAACGGAGACGTTACAAAAAAATTGAACGTAATTGTTGACAAAGTATCTGAAACTGCTAAAGCAAAAATTGAAAAGGCTGGCGGTTCTGTAAAAGTAAATGAAGCAGAAACTTCTGCTGAAAGTGCAAAATAGTAGAGCGGAGTAAAACATGGCAAGCAACCCAATTGTAAATATGTTTAAAGTTAAAGAAATCAGAGATCGTTTGTTGTTTACATTCTTGATTTTGGCAGTGTTCCGCTTAGGTTCGGTTCTGACAGTTCCTGGAATTGATGCAAATGTTCTTTTTGAATACTTTAAAGATTTAGCTGCGCAGAATAAGAATGCGTTTGCAAGTTACATGGACTTCTTTGTTGGAGGAGCTTTTTCTAACTTCTCTATATTGATGCTTGGTGTAATGCCTTACATTTCTATGCAGATTATTATGCAGCTTGCTGTGATTATTTTCCCATCACTTAAACGCATATCACAAGAAGACGGTGGTCAGCGAAAGATTGCTCAGTACACGCGTACCGGAACAATAGTCGTTTGTATCATCCAAGCTTGGAGTATGTCTGTTTATGCTAATAGTATTCCAGGTTGTATAGTTATCGATAACAGAGTTTTATTTAGAATCCTCTTTATCTTGACTGTAACAACCGGTTCTATGGTAACTGTTTGGTTAGGTAATCAGATTACAGCTCGCGGTATTGGAAATGGTATTTCAGTGATGATCTTTGCAGGTATTGTTGCACGCTTGCCTAACGCAATTGTAGAATTATATCAGAAAGTAAAAGCAAAAGAGATTCAGCTTGTTTTCGTTATTCTTGTAATTATCATGTTTGTTGCAATTATTGCATTGGTAATCTATGAAGAGTCAGGTCAGAGAAAAATTCCTGTACACTACGCAAAACGTGTAGTAGGAAGAAAGATGTACGGTGGACAGAGCACTTATATTCCGTTCAAAGTAAATCCTTCAAACGTTATTCCTTTGATTTTTGCATCTTCTATTCTAACTTTACCGATAACACTTGCATCTACATTGGCACAGGGACAGAACTCTGCAAAATGGATTAATTCGGTTTCCAGAGTTTTGACACCAAATGGTATTTGGTACAATATCTTGTTAGTACTTCTTATTATTTTCTTTGCATACTTCTACACTCAGGTAACACTGAACCCTACAGAAATTGCAAAAAACATCCGCGAAAACGGCGGCTCCATTCCGGGTGTACGTACAGATAAGACAGAAGAATATCTGACAAAAATATTAAATAGACTTATATTACCGGGTTCATTGTTTTTGGCATTGATTGCGATTGTTCCAACGTTGATTCAACTTTGGTTTGGATTTCCGCAGTCAATAAGCCAGCTTATGGGAGGAACTTCATTGATCATCATGATTGGTGTCGACCTCGATACAATGAGTCAGGTTGAGGCGCTTCTTAAAATGCATCACCATGATGGGCTTACAAAGAAGGGCAAAATCAGATCTCGTAGTTTATAAAAATACAAAATTACGAGAATTGGCAGTAGAACAGAAATGAGAATATGTGCTATACTCTTAGCTACTGAATTGCTCTCATTGCGAGGTGCTAAAATTCGGTAAATATTCTCATGGGGGCTTTTTATGAAAGTACGAACCAGTGTAAAACCTATCTGTGACAAGTGTAAGGTTATCAAAAGAAATGGTATTATCCGTATCATTTGTACAAACCCAAAACACAAGCAGAGACAGGGCTAAGGCTTAAGGAGTAACAGATGGCTCGAATTGCGGGAGTTGATATCCCTAATAAACATGTAAGTATCGCATTAACTTATATCTATGGTATTGGTCGTTCATCAGCAGAAAAAATCTGTGAAGAAGCTAAGATTGATCCGGGTAAAATGGCAAACGATCTTACACAGGATGAATTAGCAAAAATTCGTGAAATCATTGACGCTAATTATAAGACGGAAGGACGTTTGCGTTCTGAAATCGGTCTTAACTTAAAGCGTTTAATGGATATTGGTTGCTATCGTGGTCTTCGCCATAAGAGAGGTCTTCCTGTACGCGGTCAGAGGACTCGTACAAATGCACGTACTCGCAAGGGTAAAAAGAAGACTGTTGCTAACAAGAAAAAGGCATAGAGCGGAGGATAAATAATGGCTACCGTTAAGAAGCGAAAGGAAAAAAAGAGCGTATACGAAGGAAACGTTTATATCCAGGCTACGTTCAATAATACTGTCGTAACTGTAACTGACTTGAAAGGAAATGCCCTTTCGTGGGCTTCTTCAGGTGGACTGGGTTTTCGTGGAGCAAAAAAATCGACTCCATTTGCTGCTCAGTCTGTTGCGGAAACTGCATTGCAGAAAGCCGCAAGTTATGGATTGCGTGAAGTACACGTATATGTAAAAGGACCTGGGATGGGTCGTGAAAATGCTATACGTTCGATTGGTCTGATGGGATTGAAAGTAAAATCTATTTCTGATGTAACTCCAATACCTCACAATGGTTGTCGTCCTCGTAAGACACGACGTATGTAATTTAAGAGGAGTTAACAATGGGAAAAAGCACACAACCACTCTTAAAAAGATGTAAATCTTTAGGTATCAATCCGGTTGTAATGGGTTATACAAAAGAATCTAAGAGAAATCAGAAAGAAGTAAGACGTAAGAAATCTGAATACGGTCTTCAGCTTGATGAAAAACAGAAAGTAAGATTTATTTATGGCGTTATGGAAAAACAGTTCCATAAATACTATGTTATGGCTACAAAACGTGATGGAATCACCGGAGAAATGCTTCTTCAGATTCTCGAATCGCGTCTTGATAACGTTGTATATCGTTTAGGTTTTGCTAAAACTAGAAAGCAGGCAAGACAGATGGTTAATCACGGACACATCAATGTAAATGGTGCGAAAGTAGACATTCCTTCCTGCCTTGTAAAAGTTGGAGACGTTATCACAGTTAAAGAAGGTTCAGGAATTAAAAAGCTCATTATTGCTAACAATGATGTTATTGTTCCTGGCTGGCTTGAAGCTGATAAAGATAATTTTACTGGAAAGGTTATCAACTTAGCTACAAAATCAGATATTGATTACGCAGTTAAAGAAAACCTCATAGTTGAATATTATTCTAAATAATAAATAAGGAGTTCAGATGGCTCGCAAAAACTTGCTTAAGGGTTTCAAAAAACCTAAAGGCATTTCATTTGAACCAATTGATAGTGCAAATCCGAATTATCAGAAGTTCTATGCTTACCCTTTTGAAACAGGATTTGGTACGACGGTTGGAAATACTTTAAGAAGAGTATTGTTGTCATCAATCCAAGGTTATGCTGTTACATCAATTCGTATCACTTCGTATGATGATAGTGGTATTTCACATGTAATCTCCAGCGAATTTGAGGCAATCCCAAATGTAGCTGAAGATACACTTGAAATTATCAATACTCTTAAGATGATAAAATTGAGTCTTCCGGAAGATGTAGAACAGGATACTATTTTGTATGAGTTCAAAGGTCCTGGAGTTGTAAAAAGCGATGATTTTGCAAAAGGAGATCAGCTTAAAGTCGAAACTAAAGATAAGACAATCTTTACAATGATGGAAGGTGCTCACCTTGATATCGAAATTCAGGTAGACCTTGGCAGAGGATACGTACCGGCAGAAACAAATGAACATTACATTGAAGTTGTTGGAACTATCCCGATGGATGCAATTTTTACACCTGTTCAAAAGGTAAAATATTCTATTGAACCATGCCGTGTCGGACAGAGAAATGATTATGATAAGCTCGTACTTGAGATTTGGACAGATGGCACAATCTCTCCTGTAGATGCTCTTGGAGAAGCTGCTAAAATCGCAAAAGATCATTTTGCTATTTTTGTAAACTTTAACGATAAAGACGTTATAGGAAGTGATGAAGGAGAAGAAGGTGATGAAAGTATTCAAAAACTCCTTAGCACTCCTGTAGAAGAATTGGAACTTTCTGTCCGTTCATCAAATTGTTTAAAGAATGCAAATATTCGTACTATCGGCGAATTAACAAAGAAAACTGAAGATGACATTACAAAGACCAGAAACTTTGGAAAGAAGAGTTTGCAGGAAATCAAGGAAAAACTCCAAGAATGGAATCTTACCCTTGGTATGACAGACTACAGTCATCTGAAGAATGCTGCCAACTTAACTAAGCAGAAGGAAGAATCAGATGAATCATAGAAATGGTTTTAATCCGCTTTCACGTACAACAGCACATCGTCGTGCTATGTCACGCAATATGGTAACATCGCTATTCAGATATGAGCGAATTACTACAACAAAATCAAAGGCTCTTGAGGTAAAGAAGTCAGCTGAAAAATTGATTACAAGAGCAAAAGAAGATACTGTTCACAATCGTCGTGAAACAGCTAAATTTATTCAGGATGAAAAAATCTTGAATAAACTCTTTACAGAAATCGCTCCAAGAATGAAAGAGCGCAACGGTGGTTACACAAGGGTTCTTAAGCTAGGGTATCGTCAGGGAGATGCTGCTGATGTTGTAATCCTTGAGTTGGTTGACTACAAGCTTGAAACTGAGAAACCGGCTGCAGAAAAGAAACCTGCAAAAAAGGCAGAGAAAGTTGAAGGTGATGCACCAAAAGCTAAAAAAACAACAGCTAATGCAACAAAAGCTTCAACTTCTGGAGCAAAGCCAAAAAAGACTACTGCAAAGAAAGCTTCTGAAAAGAAAGAAGAAACCCCAGCTAAATAAGCTGAAAAGGAGTTCGAAATGTCAAAGAACCATCGTGGATCTGGTATTAGATCATTGCCTGCTCACGGAAGAGGAACTTGTGCTATTTGTGGAAAAACAAATATTAAAGTTCTTTATGAAAAAGAAGTTGATGGGCAGACAGCAAAAATTTGCAAATATTGTAACGCTGCTTTGAAAAATAAAGCTCGTAAAGAAGTTTCGCATGCAGCCCCTGCTGTAGAGACACCTGCTGAAGCTGCTCCTGAAGCACCGGCAGAAAACGCTTAATACTTTTTGTATTGCAAATTGTAAACCGTCATCGTTTGAGGTGGCGGTTTTTTTATTTTCACGTTGCATTCTTCCATTTGCATAAATCTTCCTTGCCTGAAAAAAGAATATGCTATAAAATAGAATTCCAATGAGTGTCGCGACAAGCCATCAAATTTCAAAATATTATGATTTTCATCGTGATAAAGAAATTGTATTTACAAAAGCAAATTTAAAATCTCTTCGAGTTAATCCACGTCAAATTTATTTGAAGTGTGCCGGTGGGCAATGGCCATGCATTATCAATTCTTCTTCTTTACAGAAAGCAAAAGTCATAATCGGAACTTCAAGCGGTGTCTATTCGCTTATTGTGAATAAAAAAGAACAGCACATCAGTGTTGTTTATTGTTTTTATGATCAGAATAATGAGCCTGTCCAGTTTTTTGTAACGAGCAATGTTGTAGACATTCAGCCTTATCAGGGGTCTAAAGATCTCGCATTGCTTACTTTGGAATTTACACAACGTCCGCCGGATGATTTGATATTAAAAATCGGCGAATTTCTTGAAGTAAATGAAAATTTTAAAACCCGGAAAGAAGAGCGAATTGGGCTCAATGAGAATTCTATGCGTCAGTTGTGTATTCCAAAGGAGGAGTCATATATATTCATCGCAGGAGTTCCGCGCAAATGCATAATGAAAGATATCTCGTTTGGCGGCGCCCGTGTTATGCTCGTAGGCGTGCCGAAATTTCTTGAAGGTAAAACTATAGATTTACGCCTTTATTTTACAGACACGAATGAAAAAGTATCTTTGATAGGCAAGATTCTCAAGGCAGATTTTCTTCAGGGACGTAAAGATATTTCTGTCGTCCATATTCAGTTTAATCAAGATGAAATTCCAATGTCGTACAAGTTTCATATAAATAGTTATATAACATCGTACCAAAAGCAACTGATAGAAAAACAGCTCAATAATCAGGCAGCGGCACAAAGAGCTGAGCAGGCTGCAGCGACTAAAGTCGCTCAACAAAAACAGATTGCCGACGAGAAAGAGGAACTGGCAGCTGCACAAAAAGCTGCAATGCAGGCAAATATTAAAGCAATGGGGAACGCTTTTGCCGCTCAACCGTCTCGCCAAGTACAACAGACTCCTACATAAAAAAATTATAAAAAGGTGAAAAATGAATCCATCAAACCCTCTTGAATCAGTATATTTTATCAATATTCAGGATGTTGAATTGTCTCACAGAAAGCGTTTTGAACTCGATAAAACAATTCCTATTCCTGTTCAGAAAAAAGATTTTGAAACTGATAGCTTTAATCCGAACGACATCACTGTCGAGAAAATATTGTCAGGAATATTGACAGTTTTGGCGTATGACAGCAAAAACGAACATCTGGATTACTATCGTTCAATATTAAAAAAAGTCAGGCCGAATCTCAAAAAAGAACTTTGCGAAGCTGCAATCCTAAAAACAAAAAATGAAGATTTTGATATTGCGGAAGAGATTTTCCGAGCACTTTTGGGATTTGATCCTGAAGATTCAGCGATTATCTTAAACATGGCTCTATTTCTTGACCAGCGCGCTGATTACTATAGAAATGCAGGTCTGTTTGAAGATGCAGATGCTTACGATGCTGATGCACTCAGATATTATGAAGAGACAATTAATGCTGAACCACCGCTTCCTGATGCGTATTTCAACGTCGGCTTTTACTATATGAAAAAACATAAATATCGGGAGGCAAAAGATGCTTTTGAAACTTATCTTGCGCTTACTGCCGATATCAGCGATGAGGAAGCCGGCGAAAACGGCGTTTATAAAAAAGAACGTGCTCAGGAAGTCATTGCAAATATAACAAACCAAAATATGGACGATGAATCTTTTAAAGCCGCTTATGATTTGATTTCCAGCGGACAGGAAGAAAAAGGCTTGGAGCATATTCATAATTTTCTTAAGAATAATCCAAAAGTCTGGAACGGCTGGTTTATGCTTGGCTGGGGGCTTAGACGGATTGAAAAGTATTCAGAAGCAAAAGAGGCTTTTCTCGAATCACTGAAATGCGGCGGAGATACGACTGCTGACACATATAATGAACTTTCGCTTTGTTATATTGAAGAAGAAGATTTTTTGAAAGCGGAAAAATGCCTTATGAAAGCGTTGTCGATTGAGCCTGAAAGCACAAAAGTAATTTCAAATCTCGGTTTTTTGGCTCTTGCACGTGGCGACAGACAGACAGCGCGAATCTATTTTACAACAGTTCTCGAATTTGATCCTAAAGATAAAATCGCTGCAAACGAGTTGCTCAAATTAGAAAACGTTCCGTGATGCTGTTTTAGAAAATTATCACCAAATTAACTATTCCCAGCTTACGATATCGCCGACATTTATATCATTTTTCTTGAACCAGCCTTGCGGAACTTCAAGAGCATATCTTACAGAAACTGTGCTAGTGATAGGTGCGAGGCTGTACGGCTTCATGTCAAAAATATCACGAATCTTCCCTTTTGAATCTATATATGCGATTGACAGAGGATGCGGAGTGTTTTTCATCCAAAAAGAAAGAACTTGGTCTTTTTTGAATATAAAAAGCATTCCAGTTCCATCAGGAATTTTTTTTCGTCCCATATAACCACAGTTTTGGTCTTTTTCTTTTTCTGCAATCTCGGCATATACGGTTGCGGTAGTCCCATCAGACCGTGTTATTGTCAATGTCTTTTCGGGAAGTTTTGAATCGCAAAAAAATTGACAACTTGAAAAAATAATCAGTAAAACAACAAAAAATCTACGGATTGAGATTAGTTTACACATTTTTTTTACAATGATTGATTTCATAATATCAAAGTTCATCTAGGAACATCTCCTGTGTTTTTTCTTCCGGTGAAGAGTTTATGTTTGAATAATTTTGAATTTTATCAAAAAGTTTTTTATCTATATATTTTAAAGTCAGTGGTTTTTCAAGGCTCATCGAAACATCATCATTTTCCCATGTTGCAGATTTTGGGTCAAAAGATGACGGCTCTCCGTATTTTTCCTGGAGTTTTGTGAAAATGCTGTAATAATCCATTTTTTCCTGATTTATGTTTATTGTGATGATAAACAATTTGTCTTCAAAAAATTGAAAATAGCATTCTTCGAGAAACCCTGTACGGAATTTCGAATAAGTGTTTGTTTCAATCAAGATTTTGCCGGTGCCGGGCACTAGAGAAACATCGCGCTCACCTCGGTAGCCAAAATCGGAGTCTTTGAGTAGAGCAATCTTTGTATCTTCTAGCGATGACCCGAGTTTGATGTTTTTATAACCGGAAGGCAGTTCCTCCGCAATCAGCGAAAGCAAGACTAAAGATGATGTGAGCAATGAAATTATAATCTTCTTAAACGGAATCATATTATATTTATCGGAAGAAACCTATTTTATATTATTTTGTTTTCGATAGAATGCAGCTTGTTTTGTCAGTTCTTTTATATCTTTTACAAAAATCTTGCCGTCGACAATCCTATAATCAGAACACTGCTGAAAGTCGTATATTGCGCGCGGATGATTTTGGCTTGGAATTCCGCACATGTTTGCGAGATCTTTTGGAGTGAGCTCGGTCTGCATAGACTGTTTTCCCGAGCCTAAAGAAATTTTTTGTTTTTCAAACTGAAGAGAAAGCATATCTACCATTTTTGCAAGCGGTTCTTTGAGGTTTGCATTGTCAAGCTGGCGGTACATAGACCACAGCCTGTCTGCAAGCGTCGTCGTCAATTTTGCGATAAGTTGAGGTTGCGTCGCTACCATCTGATTGAAGTTCGAGCGGTTTATAACCATCAGCGTACAGTCATCATAAGCGATTGCACTTGCCGAGCGAGGTTTGTTTTCTATAAGCGCCATCTCTCCAAACATATCGCCTTTTTTTAGCAGCGCAAGTGTCACTTCATTTCCATTTACAACTTTAGAGATTTTGACTTCGCCTTTTTGGATTATAAACATATCTGCGCCGCTTTGCGATTCTGAAAAAATCATCGTATCTTTTGGATATGAACGAACAGTGTCTTGCGCCGGTTCATAATAGACTGCATTTGTCTTAGGTTTTAATGAGATAAAACGCTGCTTTGCAATCTCTACATTTGGTCCTACAGGCTTTGTCTTTAAATATTGATAATATGCGTAAGCCGCTATATCTCTGTGTGATTTTTCGTAATATTGTGCAACATTGAATATGTGTTCATAATTTTCATTTACTGCTGCATTGAGAGTTGCTTTTGTGAGCATTTCATTCATTACACGCATGCGGTTAGCAAAAGTTTTGATTATTTTAAGTGCGACAGGAGTGTTTTGCGCGATGAGCTCAGGATATTGATCGCGTCGTACAGAGATTGCCAAAACATCAGTCATCGCAATTGCAGTTTCAATTTGGAGATGTCCTGACATACACGGAACAACGCCAACGAAATCGCCGGGGCCGTATCTAACAGGAGCAATGCCGGAACCTGAAGCTTTAAAACACTGAACTAGACCTTTTTGAATAATATAAAAATGGTCGCTGTCAGATTTTCCTTCGACAACAAGATATGAGCTTTTTGGGAACCGTACGATTTGTAACTGCAGCAATATCAATCTCCTACGTAGAGTATAAGTTTACAAATTTCTTTTGTCAATAAAGCAACTTGCTATTGAAATTAATTCTCTATAAAAATAATTTCCGGCTCAAGGCAAAATCCATATAGTTTTTTAACTCTATTTTGAGTAAATTTTACCAGCTGCTTTATATCATCGGCAGTTGCATTGCCGATGTTTACGATGAAATTTCCATGAAATGGAGCAATCTGGGCATTGCCGATTTTAGTTCCACAGAGCCCGGCTTTGTCAATTATTGCTCCTGACGGCTCTCCAAAATCCCGATTATTTTTAAAAACCGAACCTGCGCTCGGGAATTTGAAGTGCCCTTTATCGATTCTCGCTGAAATATATTTTTTGCATTCCGATTCAATTTTTTCCTTATCTTTATCAGGCGCTTTTATCAGCTTAAAAGTCGAAGAAAGAATAAGTTTTCTTTCTGTAGAACGGTCATCTTTTTCATGTTGAAACGGCGATTTTTTGTAATCCCAATCAGCAGCGTTAAAAGGGGTCTCAACGATTTGCGGATTGGCTTCGTTGTCGTCATATTTTTTTGAAATTGTAAAATGCTCTGTCTTGTGTAAAATATCGCTTATAGACTTTTCAAAACATCGGGCGTTCATAAATGTTGCCCCACCGACAGAACCTGGAAGCCCTGCAAACTGTTCGGCACCTGTCAAACTGTTTTTTATGCAATAATTAATAAAAGACGAGATTGGAGTTCCTGCCTGACACGTCACATAAATTGTATTTGCATCAAGCGGTTCTATTTCTGTTGTTATTTTATTTAGGTTTTGCGTTGAAATGATTGCTCCGTCATAAGTGCCATCGGGGAATACGACATTGCTTCCGCCCCCTAAGATGAAAAACTTTGTATTTGAATCGACTGTCTTGCGCAGCGTTGTGATAAAACTCTTGGTATCTTTTGGGGCGACAAAAAGTCTAGCTTTGCCACCGATTTTAAATGTCGATTTTTGCGCAAGAGGCTCGTCTTCTGAATATTCGATATCACTTTTTTTTAATTCGTTTATTAAATCCTGAATCATCTTTTTTATTATATAGAAAATAACGGGTTTTATAAAGTATCGGAGTCTGTTTTAGATTTGCGAATATCTTTAAAATTCGCCGTTATTGTTTAATAGCAAAAAAAAATATATTATATTCAACTAAACAAATGATTATTTAAAATGGAGATTCGTATGAGTTTGAAACTTTATAATACAATGGGACGCCGAATTGAAGAGTTTAAACCGATTGTGACAGGTCATGCAGGTTTTTATGGCTGTGGCCCTACTGTTTACAATTATGCTCATATAGGAAATCTTCGCGCATACGTTTGTTGGGATATCCTCGACAAAACATTAAAGTATCTTGGTTATGATGTAAAGCATGTTATGAATGTCACCGATGTCGGCCATCTTACAGGTGATAACGATGAAGGCAAAGATAAAATGCTTAAAACAGCCGAAGAACGCCATCAGTCTGTTTTAGATGTAGCTCGTTTTTATACAGACGCTTTTTTTGCAGATATCGATGCTCTCAACATCAGACACCCAGATGTGATATGCAAAGCTACAGAACATATTCCGGAAATGATAGAACTCATCAAAGAAATCGAAAAAAACGGTCACACTTATACAGCCGGTGGAAATCTCTATTACGATATTTCTACTTATCCTGATTATGGGAAGCTTGCAAACCTAAACCTCGAAGAATTAAAAGCTGGTGCTGGAAAACGCAAAGTTGTAGTTGTCGACGAAAAT includes:
- a CDS encoding DUF192 domain-containing protein, which encodes MNFDIMKSIIVKKMCKLISIRRFFVVLLIIFSSCQFFCDSKLPEKTLTITRSDGTTATVYAEIAEKEKDQNCGYMGRKKIPDGTGMLFIFKKDQVLSFWMKNTPHPLSIAYIDSKGKIRDIFDMKPYSLAPITSTVSVRYALEVPQGWFKKNDINVGDIVSWE
- a CDS encoding Crp/Fnr family transcriptional regulator, which encodes MLQLQIVRFPKSSYLVVEGKSDSDHFYIIQKGLVQCFKASGSGIAPVRYGPGDFVGVVPCMSGHLQIETAIAMTDVLAISVRRDQYPELIAQNTPVALKIIKTFANRMRVMNEMLTKATLNAAVNENYEHIFNVAQYYEKSHRDIAAYAYYQYLKTKPVGPNVEIAKQRFISLKPKTNAVYYEPAQDTVRSYPKDTMIFSESQSGADMFIIQKGEVKISKVVNGNEVTLALLKKGDMFGEMALIENKPRSASAIAYDDCTLMVINRSNFNQMVATQPQLIAKLTTTLADRLWSMYRQLDNANLKEPLAKMVDMLSLQFEKQKISLGSGKQSMQTELTPKDLANMCGIPSQNHPRAIYDFQQCSDYRIVDGKIFVKDIKELTKQAAFYRKQNNIK
- the rpsD gene encoding 30S ribosomal protein S4 → MGKSTQPLLKRCKSLGINPVVMGYTKESKRNQKEVRRKKSEYGLQLDEKQKVRFIYGVMEKQFHKYYVMATKRDGITGEMLLQILESRLDNVVYRLGFAKTRKQARQMVNHGHINVNGAKVDIPSCLVKVGDVITVKEGSGIKKLIIANNDVIVPGWLEADKDNFTGKVINLATKSDIDYAVKENLIVEYYSK
- a CDS encoding DNA-directed RNA polymerase subunit alpha translates to MARKNLLKGFKKPKGISFEPIDSANPNYQKFYAYPFETGFGTTVGNTLRRVLLSSIQGYAVTSIRITSYDDSGISHVISSEFEAIPNVAEDTLEIINTLKMIKLSLPEDVEQDTILYEFKGPGVVKSDDFAKGDQLKVETKDKTIFTMMEGAHLDIEIQVDLGRGYVPAETNEHYIEVVGTIPMDAIFTPVQKVKYSIEPCRVGQRNDYDKLVLEIWTDGTISPVDALGEAAKIAKDHFAIFVNFNDKDVIGSDEGEEGDESIQKLLSTPVEELELSVRSSNCLKNANIRTIGELTKKTEDDITKTRNFGKKSLQEIKEKLQEWNLTLGMTDYSHLKNAANLTKQKEESDES
- a CDS encoding PilZ domain-containing protein, whose amino-acid sequence is MSVATSHQISKYYDFHRDKEIVFTKANLKSLRVNPRQIYLKCAGGQWPCIINSSSLQKAKVIIGTSSGVYSLIVNKKEQHISVVYCFYDQNNEPVQFFVTSNVVDIQPYQGSKDLALLTLEFTQRPPDDLILKIGEFLEVNENFKTRKEERIGLNENSMRQLCIPKEESYIFIAGVPRKCIMKDISFGGARVMLVGVPKFLEGKTIDLRLYFTDTNEKVSLIGKILKADFLQGRKDISVVHIQFNQDEIPMSYKFHINSYITSYQKQLIEKQLNNQAAAQRAEQAAATKVAQQKQIADEKEELAAAQKAAMQANIKAMGNAFAAQPSRQVQQTPT
- the rplQ gene encoding 50S ribosomal protein L17, with product MNHRNGFNPLSRTTAHRRAMSRNMVTSLFRYERITTTKSKALEVKKSAEKLITRAKEDTVHNRRETAKFIQDEKILNKLFTEIAPRMKERNGGYTRVLKLGYRQGDAADVVILELVDYKLETEKPAAEKKPAKKAEKVEGDAPKAKKTTANATKASTSGAKPKKTTAKKASEKKEETPAK